Proteins encoded in a region of the Prunus persica cultivar Lovell chromosome G4, Prunus_persica_NCBIv2, whole genome shotgun sequence genome:
- the LOC18781465 gene encoding protein ROOT PRIMORDIUM DEFECTIVE 1 isoform X1 translates to MGTQFTRWIMKQPHQHFLAVRLKTTSSQYVASRARDPTFEKLMDKYKNLLKVIAVQDLILANPINPAVSLDFLSRLSQKLHLNRGAVAFLRKYPHIFHIYHDPMKSQTFCRLTDAAIQISKEEAEVINASLPLVVDRLVRLLSMSRSRMLPLRAILKVGRELGLPDDFEDSVISRNSHLFQLCDAHEPNTHNLKLFDVIPEKFTAAVENWRVEEFCKEGCNVDRAEIQFSFKHGYPPGMRLRKNFRAKVKEWQRLPYVGPYDELSEKKRSSKAGMMAVEKRAVATVHEFLNLTVEKTVEVEKISHFRKWFGFDLNIRDLFLDHPGMFYLSTKGKRHTVFLREAYERGCLIHPNPVYHARRKLLDLVVLGRHGLLTDELRSIASNKKAESLGQYDGESCISD, encoded by the coding sequence ATGGGAACCCAATTTACCAGATGGATAATGAAACAGCCCCATCAACATTTCTTGGCTGTCCGGTTGAAAACAACCTCATCTCAGTATGTAGCATCAAGAGCCAGAGATCCCACGTTTGAGAAACTAATGGATAAGTACAAGAACCTTCTCAAAGTCATTGCTGTCCAAGATCTCATCCTAGCAAACCCCATCAACCCTGCAGTATCCCTTGATTTTCTCTCCAGGCTCTCTCAAAAGCTCCATCTCAACCGTGGTGCAGTCGCCTTCCTCCGCAAATACCCTCACATTTTCCACATTTACCATGATCCCATGAAGTCTCAGACCTTCTGCAGATTAACTGATGCTGCTATTCAAATTTCtaaagaagaagcagaggtCATCAATGCCTCGTTGCCGCTTGTTGTTGATCGATTGGTTCGACTTCTATCAATGTCTCGTTCCAGGATGTTGCCACTCCGTGCCATTTTGAAAGTTGGCAGGGAACTTGGGCTTCCTGATGATTTTGAGGATTCTGTAATATCcagaaactcccatctttttcAACTTTGTGATGCTCATGAGCCCAATACTCACAACTTGAAACTGTTTGATGTAATTCCTGAAAAGTTTACTGCAGCGGTTGAGAACTGGAGGGTAGAGGAATTTTGCAAGGAGGGTTGCAATGTCGATAGGGCTGAAATTCAGTTTAGTTTTAAACATGGGTATCCTCCAGGGATGAGGTTAAGAAAGAATTTTAGGGCCAAGGTTAAGGAATGGCAGAGGTTGCCATATGTGGGACCATATGATGAGTTGTCTGAGAAGAAGAGGTCATCTAAGGCAGGAATGATGGCTGTGGAGAAACGGGCAGTTGCAACTGTTCATGAATTCTTGAATTTGACAGTAGAGAAGACAGTTGAAGTGGAAAAAATCAGCCATTTCAGGAAATGGtttggctttgatttgaatATAAGGGATTTGTTCTTGGATCACCCTGGGATGTTTTATTTGTCGACCAAGGGAAAGAGACACACCGTTTTTCTGAGAGAAGCTTATGAGAGGGGGTGTTTGATTCACCCAAATCCAGTTTATCATGCAAGGAGAAAGCTTCTGGATCTTGTAGTTTTGGGACGTCATGGCTTGTTAACTGATGAGCTGAGGTCCATTGCTAGTAACAAGAAGGCTGAGTCACTGGGACAGTACGATGGAGAATCCTGTATCTCTGATTAA
- the LOC18781465 gene encoding protein LSD1 isoform X2 — translation MQSQLVCSGCRSILLYPRGATNVCCALCNIITPVPPPGTEMAQLICGGCRTLLMHTRGATSVRCSCCHTVNLAPASSQVAHVNCGNCRTTLMYPYGAPSVKCAVCHYVTNVGMTNMRVPIPVHRPNGTANSGTAPSTSASQTVVVENPMSVDESGKLVSNVVVGVTTGKK, via the exons ATGCAGAGCCAGCTTGTGTGTAGTGGGTGTAGGAGCATTCTTCTATATCCTAGAGGAGCTACAAATGTTTGCTGTGCATTATGCAATATAATTACCCCAGTCCCTCCTCCTG GTACAGAAATGGCTCAACTTATTTGTGGGGGTTGTAGGACGTTGTTAATGCATACACGTGGGGCAACAAGTGTGAGGTGCTCCTGCTGTCATACTGTGAATCTTGCTCCAG CATCCAGTCAGGTTGCCCACGTCAACTGTGGAAACTGCCGGACAACACTTATGTATCCATATGGAGCTCCTTCAGTCAAATGTGCAGTCTGTCACTATGTAACTAATGTTGGT ATGACCAATATGAGGGTTCCAATTCCAGTGCACAGACCTAATGGGACAGCCAATTCAGGAACGGCGCCCTCTACTTCCGCA AGCCAGACCGTTGTGGTTGAGAACCCTATGTCTGTTGATGAAAGTGGCAAATTG GTGAGCAATGTCGTCGTTGGTGTCACAACTGGGAAAAAATAA